From Kineosporia succinea, the proteins below share one genomic window:
- the cmk gene encoding (d)CMP kinase encodes MSAQSVLTEARPLVIAVDGPSGSGKSSVSKEVARRLGLEYLDTGAMYRAATWSVIESGVDLEDAVKVAEHVRNLDLTMATDPSAPGVWVAGHDVNEAIRETRISTVVSKVATNLDVRAELLKRQRELIAAGRDGVHQGCVAEGRDITTVVAPDADVRILLTASEEARLARRSKELHGNADAASVEATRDQIVRRDSDDSTVSNFEVAADGVLHLDSSALDFEQTVDAVLAAINRIVTGSVTDLDEHARAGAVS; translated from the coding sequence GTGTCCGCGCAGTCTGTCCTCACCGAAGCGCGTCCCCTGGTGATTGCCGTCGACGGCCCCTCCGGGTCGGGCAAGTCGAGCGTCTCCAAGGAGGTCGCCCGCCGGCTCGGGCTGGAGTACCTGGACACCGGCGCGATGTACCGCGCCGCCACCTGGTCGGTGATCGAGAGCGGTGTCGATCTGGAAGACGCCGTCAAGGTCGCCGAGCACGTGCGCAACCTCGACCTGACCATGGCCACCGACCCGTCTGCTCCCGGAGTCTGGGTGGCCGGTCACGACGTCAACGAGGCGATCCGCGAGACCCGTATCTCCACGGTCGTCTCCAAGGTCGCCACCAATCTCGACGTGCGCGCCGAACTGCTCAAGCGTCAGCGTGAGCTGATCGCCGCCGGGCGGGACGGCGTTCACCAGGGCTGTGTGGCCGAGGGCCGTGACATCACCACCGTCGTCGCTCCCGACGCCGACGTGCGCATCCTGCTCACCGCGAGCGAGGAAGCACGTCTGGCCCGCCGCTCCAAGGAGCTGCACGGCAACGCCGACGCCGCTTCCGTCGAGGCCACGCGCGACCAGATCGTGCGTCGCGACTCCGACGACTCCACCGTTTCCAACTTCGAGGTCGCCGCGGACGGCGTGCTGCACCTGGACTCCTCGGCGCTCGACTTCGAGCAGACCGTCGATGCCGTGCTGGCCGCCATCAACCGCATCGTCACCGGTTCGGTCACCGACCTCGACGAACACGCCAGGGCTGGTGCCGTTTCCTGA